In Spirosoma sp. KUDC1026, the sequence ATGTCCACCCGACTTTCGGCCCACGGCCTCGATACCCGGTTGCTGGCGCAGGGCCTGTTTTAGTAGTTCCCCCTGCTTTTCGCGGCCCCATGGTATATACACCCGGACCCGGTTGGCTCGTTCGTACCCTACATCGGCGGTTCGTATGTAGTTGAATTGTCCGTGCAATACGGCTGTTCCGATCAGCAGCACGATGGCGATCACGAACTGTGTCACCAGCAGTGATTTTCCCAGTTGATTACGCCCTGCCAACCGTAGCCGTCCGTAAAGAATCTGCGTGGGGTTGAACCCTGAGAGAACCAACGCCGGATAAAAACCTGCCAGTAGGGTAACCAGCACGAGCAATCCGGCAAACAACCCCAACGTAGAAAAATTAAGCAGGAAACCAGGCTGTAACGCCTTGTTGGCAAGGGCTGAAAACTGCGGAAGCAGCGCAGTGACCACCAGCACGGCCAGCACGAAAGCCAGGAGCGTAAGCAGAAACGTTTCACCCAAAAACTGCCCGATCAGTTGCCGACGGGTGCTGCCCGTTGCTTTCCGAATCCCGATTTCTTTGGCCCGACGCAGTGTGCGGGCCAGCGTTAGATTTACGAAGTTGATACAGGCCAGCAGCAGAATCAATACGGCAATACCGCCCAGTAAGTACGAATACACCGACGAGGAGCCGCGCGTCAGGCCGTTGCTGAGGTCGTACCGATCGTCGAGGTGCATGGCCGTGTAGGGTTGCAGGTGATAGGCAATGCTGAACCGACCATTTTCCTGCTGCGCCTGCGCGAGCTGCTGACCAGCGTACCTGGTAACAACCGATGGCAATTTTCGCTCGACGGCCATTGGATCAGCCACTGCGCCCGTGCGGTCGGAACGTAGCCGCAGAAACGTATTCAGAAAGCCTTCTGCCCAGTTGTTGTCGCTCCAGTGTTTGCGGTCGGGGGGGAGCGCAGCCACCAACGGGCGCAGGGCATCGAATTGAATGCTCGAATTCATGGGTGGAGTTTTGACAACCCCCGTAATGCGGTAGTTTTCAAAACTGCCGCCCGCATCAATTGGTAAAAGCCGATTCAGTACGTCGGTGGTGCCAAAATACTTCCGGGCTACGTCGTCCGTGACGACTACGTTTCCCGGTTCGCTCAATAAGGTACGGGCGTCACCGGCCAGTAACTCGAAACTGAATAGCCTGAAAAATGACGTATCTACGTACATAACCTGCTGGTAAATGCTCTCGTCTTTCTTGCGAAACAGCATCTCGTACCCCTGTACTCGACAGAAATCGGCCACTTCGGGCAGGGCAGCCGCGAAAGCAGGGCCTTCGGGAACGCCGGTCGAGCCAGACGTAATCTCGTTGCCATCGGCCGTTGTTGTATTCAGCACCACCCGGTATAGTTGATCCCCCTGCGTTTGGAACCGATCATACGAAACCTCATCCTGGATAAACAGCAGGATAAACACAACCGCAGCCAGACCGGCACTCAGCCCAGCGATATTAATGGTGCTTAGCACCCGATTGCGAAGCAGATTTCGCCAGGCGATCTTAAGATAGTTTCGGAACATGATCGTCGAGGTTTATTCACTCCGCAAACTTTTCACCGGATTGATCAGCGCGGCTTTTATGCTCTGGAACGAGACCGTCAGCAACGTAATGACCAGCGTACCCAGGGCTGCCCCCGCAAAAATCCACCACGATAGTTCGGTATGGTAGTTATAGCCGTTCAGCCAGTTGCTCAGGTAATAGTAAGCGACAGGTATCGCAATCAGGCAGGCGATGGTTACCAGTACAATGAAATCTTTCGAGAGCAGAGCCCACAGATTCAGTACGCTGGCCCCGAGTACTTTCCGAACCCCGATTTCTTTGGTGCGCTGCTCGGCGGTGAACGAGGCCAGGCCGAACAAACCCAGGCAGGAGATGAAAATGGCCAGGACTGCGAAGCCACCCGCCAGCGTGCCGATGCGCTCTTCCGACGCAAACTTTTTACCGAATTCCTGATCGGCAAACTGGTACACGAACGGAGCCGACGGTACATGTTTCTTGAACGTGGCTTCAACAACCGCCATCGACTCGCTGACGCTTCTAGCTGGGTTGAGTTTGAGCACGATCCAGTTGGCGTTCTCGTAATCCATGAAGTAGATTGCCTGTTTCACCGGTTCGTAGGGCGACTCGGCCAGTACGTCTTTGACCACGCCAATAATGGTGAAGTTTTTAGTCTTGGGCGCGCTTGTCTGCCCCCACCTGACGACCGTGCCGATAGGGTGCTTGAGACCCATGAACTTAACGGCGGCTTCGTTGATAATAATGGCAGAGGAATCAGTGGTAAACGCCCGCGAAAAGTCACGACCTTCCCTGAATTGCCAGCCTACCGTTCTGCCGAAATCATGTGTGACAAAAATTTTCGAGAAATCTGCATCGAGTGAAGGGTCTTTGTCCGGCCAGCTAAAGTCGCTATCATTCGACCAGACCCCCGTCAGCGGACTCGACGATTCGGCCATATCCTGAATGACGTCCGCGTTGGTCAGTTCAGTTTTTAGCAGGTCGTATTTGCCATAGAAAGCAGGTGACAGCATCTCCATCATGACCACGCCGTTACTGTCGTAGCCGAGCGGTCGGTTTTTGGTGTGCTGAACCTGCCGGTACACAATGATGGTACCGATAATCAGTGTCAGGGAAACCGTAAACTGAATCACGACCAGTACCTGACGTGGCGCAGCCGCCAGACCGCCCACCCGGAACCGCCATGACGAACCCTGCCCCTTCAGGACTTTGATGGGCTGGAACGACGACAGATAAAAAGCGGGATAGCTGCCCGCCAGCAGCCCGGTGATACCCACAAAGCCCAGACTGACCAGCCAGAACGGGGCTTCAGACCAGGGGAACGTGATGCGTTTGTCGGCTACCGTGTTGAACCAGGGCAGCAAGACCAGGGTCAGTAAAACGGCTACTACAAACGCCAGCCCGACGACCAGAAACGACTCACTGAAAAACTGGTTCACCAGCTGACTGCGCACCGACCCGACGGCTTTGCGAATGCCGACTTCTTTGGCGCGTTTTTCAGAGCGGGCCGTGCTCAGGTTCATGAAATTGATGCAGGCCAGCAGCAGTACGAAAATACCAACCAGCCCAAACAGCCGGACGTACTGGATGTAGCCGCCCGTCTGTACGCCTTCTTTCCAGGACGAGTACAGTCGCCAGTCGCTCATCGGGTGGAGAAACAGCGTCGAGTTGTATTTCCGGTCGTCGGCCGGGACTTTGTTAAGCTTGGCGTTTTTAATCTGCGCGCTTACCGTCTGCATGTCGGCATTGTCGGTAAGCTGAACATAGAGTTGAAACGCATTAAAGCCCCATTCGTGGTTGTCTAGTGGCCGCTTCACCCAGGGATATATGCTGACGAACAGGTTCCAGGGAGCAATGAAAGTAAGGTCCCGAAACTCCGTACTGAAGGGCAGGTCTTCGTAAACACCTGTCACGGTCACATCGGCTTTTCCTTCAATGTTGATGAGTTTGCCTATTGGGTCGGCATCGCCGAAAAGCGCCCGCGCCGTCGACGCCGACAGCAGGACCGAGTTCAATTCCCGTAGTCCCTGTCGAGTGCCTTTCAGCATGTGTAGCGACAGGATTTCGGGCATATCAGCTCCCATGTAGTTGCCCGACCGCGCGAGGTGCTTATCGCCGTACGATAGCACTCGGTCGCCGGGCGAAGTGGTCATGGCCAGATGCTTGGAATGACCGCCGTAGTTGGTCCGCAGTTCTGCCTCCAGCGGAGCCGGAATAGACTCTTGCGTACCGATGTGCCCGTTGAATAGCTGCTGCTGCATGACCTGAGCAATGCGGTCGTAGTTGGCGAATGACTTGTTGAACGAGAGTTCGTCCCAGCCCCACAAACCAATCAACATGGCCACAGCCATCCCGACGGCCAAGCCACCGATGTTGATGAATGAATAGACCCGGTTTTTAGCCAGATTGCGCCAGGCGATTTTGAGATAGTTGCGGAGCATAATAGTGATGGTTTACTCGGATCGTAGTGATTCAACCGGATTGACCAGGGCCGCCCGGATGCTTTGGAGACTCACCGTGAGTAAGGCGATACCCGTAGCTAGCAGACCGGCCAGTAGGAACAGCCACCAGCTCAGTTCAATTTTGTAGGCAAAATTCTGTAGCCATTGGTGCATGGCGTACCAGGCAATAGGCGATGCGATTATGACAGCGATCAGGACCAGCTTGAGGAAATCGCGGGAAAGCAGAGCGACAATACTGGCGACGGATGCGCCCAGCACTTTTCGCACGCCAATCTCTTTTGTGCGCTGTTCGGCTGCGAATGCGACCAGCCCGAACAGACCCAGACAGGCAATAAAGACAGCCAGTATCGTAAACGTTAGTAGCACGTTGCCCTGCTTCTGCTCCGCCTGATACTGCTTCGAGAAATTTTCGTCCAGAAAGTGAAAATCTAGCGTAGCCGTGGGGGAGAACGTTCGGTAAACGGTCTGGATGTGGGCCAGGGCTGCCGCTACGTTGCCTGCGCGAATGCGAACGTACAGATTGTCTTTGTCTGGCGCCGTGGGCATTTGCAGCACCAGCGGTTCGACTTTGTGTTGAAGTGAATAGGTGTGGAAATCCTTGACTACGCCAATGATGCGGGCTTCGGCGGTGTGATTGGCCTGATCGATAAAATAACGTACCCGCTTGCCAACCGGCCGGGGGCCAAGCTGTCGGGCCAGCGTCTGATTGATCAGCACGGCATTCGACGCATCGCTTTTAAAAGACTCGGAAAAGTTACGGCCGCTTTCCAGACCGATCTCCAGCGTAGTCAGGTAGTCCGGGTCGACGAGGAATTTCTGAACCATCTGCGCATTGGCCCCAAACGCGTCCTGTTGCTCGAAAAACATACCTGAACCGCCGATGTTGTTGTTGCCGATCGGATTGCTGGCCGCAGCTGCGCTTTCGATCAGTGGACTCCGGAGCAGTGATTCCTTAAGCGCGTCGACGCGTTGCCGGACGGTTTCGTCGTCGATGTGAAAGGTAAGCACCTGTTCTTTATTGAACCCTAAATCCGCCTGGCTGACAAACTGCATCTGTCGGTATACAACGCCTGAGCAGGCAATCAGCGCCACTGTGGTGACGAACTGAAAAACGACCAGCGCCTGCCGGAGCCTAACCGGCTGCTGATGGGTGCTCTGTTGGCCACGCAAAGCCGGTACGGGTCGAAAACCTGACATACGCAGGGCTGGATACAAACCGCTCAGTGTGCCAATCAGCACCGAGAACAGTACAACCGTTAGCAGAATGTCAGCCCAGCTGCCCAGCGACAAGCTCTTGTCGGCGAGCTGGTTGAAGTACGGCAATGCCATAACGACCAGACTAGCACTAACCAGGCCCGCCAGTAATGTCATGAGCAATGATTCGGTCAGAAATTGACCAATCAGTTGCCGACGAAAGGATCCGACTGCTTTTCGAACCCCGACTTCGCGGGTCCGTTTGAGAGCGCGGACTGTGTTCAGGTTGACGTAGTTGATGCAGGCAATCAGTAGAATCAGCGCGGCTACAGCGGCAAAAATGGAAACTGTACGGGCGTTGCCGTTCGGGCTGATTTCGTAGTCCAGATGCGAATGCAGGTGAATCGACGTCAGGGGTTGTAGTTCCAGCCGATACGTTACGTCGCCCATTTCCTTTTTCAGGTATTTTGGAAAAAAACCGGTCAGTTTTGCCGACCGGCTTTCGGGTTCACTGCCCTTTGCCAGCAACAGGTACGTGTATAGTTCAGCCTGCTGCCAGCCACTGGTATAATTGTCGGGGAAGGAACGTAAGGCGCCGAATTGCAGGTGCGAGTTAGTCGGTACATCCTCGATAACGCCCGTCACCGTATTCGGAAAATGATTGCTGAACTCGATGACTTTACCGACTGCGTTGCCAGCACTGCCAAACAGTTTTTCGGCGACGCTTTTCGTCAGTACGATGCTCTGCGGTCTACGAAGAGCCGTACGCGGGTCGCCATATAGAAAGGGAAAGGTGAACACCTCAAACACCGTCGGGTCGGTGAAGTAAATGGCGGGGACGTCCAGTTTTTTGTCGCCAGCTGTTATCAATCCACCGCCCTCCTGGTTAAAGCGGACCGTCTTTTCCACGTCCGGGTAGTCTTGCTTCAAGGCTTCCGCGAAGGGGGCCGGTGTGGCCGCGATGTGCAGATCCCCGCCCTGCCACTGTGCGTGCTGTACGACCCGGACAATGCGGTCGGCGTTGGTGTGAAAGCGGTCGTAGCTTTGCTCGTTGACCACGTATAAAACCATGAGCCAGACAGCAGCCATGCCGACCCCCAGCCCGACTATGTTGAGACCGCTGAACAGCTTGTTTTTCCAGAAGGTCCGAAGTGCGATTTTGACGTGATTACGCAGCATGATCGGTCAGGTTATAGCGATAAACGAAGGGAACACCAAGCCGAACTGTCCCAAACGACATACCAATTACGTAACTTGCTGACAAACAGTAGGTAATATTGCGATAGGTCTGCTCAATGTCCGTAAACGGACGGCTTACGTTCGCTTACGGACAGAACAAATAGGCCAAAAACAGCTGATTGATAGAGCCTTTAGCTGGCTTAGGGTAGGTTCAGACTAGCTCGGATGTCGGCCACGGTACGTTCGTACGACGCACCAATGGGAATTGCTCCACCAGCTACGGTAATCTCCTGCCGGGCTATCTTTTCGATTTTACGAATGGCAATGGCGTATGATCGATGCACCCGAACGAACAGACCAGGTGGTAGCAACTGCAACGCATCGGTCATTGTCTGCCGGCTGAGCAAGCGACGGGTTGGCAGCACAAACGACAGGTAGTTGCCGTCGGCTTCGAGGTACAGAATATCATCGACGCGGACCTTCTCTTCTTCGTAACCCGTTTTGACGAAAATAAACGGATCTTCCTCCGAACGTAGTGTATGAATGTCGAGCGCCTTCATACAGGCTTTGAGAAAACGAGCCAGCGAAAACGGCTTCAAGAGGTAATCAACCGCATCGAGCTCGAACCCCTGAACGGCATAATCGGAGTAGGCCGTCGTGAAAATCACCATCGGATTGCGGGGCAGACACTTCACTACGTCGACACCCGAAATATCCGGCATTTTAATGTCCAGAAAAATCAGGTCGGCACGATGCGTCTGCAGGTACGTAATGGCTTCGAACGCGTCGGTAAATGTAGCCTCCAGGTGCAGGAAAGACACCTTGGCGGCATGTAGCCGAATTACGTCCAGCGCCTGCGGTTCGTCATCAATAGCAATAGCGGTCAAGGGCATGAGCGATTACTTTTGGTTCGTCCAGCGGTCCTCCTCGAAGGAGAGCAAACCGGAAATGGTACCGTCGGCGGCAATCTCAACGGTACATGATGCGTCATTCGTCTGTAGCAAAAAACGTAGCCGTGGCGGCTCATTGACGGTCGATACCGGACTGGCTGACATGAAGCTTGATGCCATCTGAGCCACTACAACAGGAACCAGCCACAGTAAGAGCAGGGGAAGATAAAAGCATTTCATGGAAAAGAAAATTTAAGTGGATCGTATGAATTTTGGGTGTTGTGGTCATCGCTTGTTAAACCGACGATTTTCCGATGAGAGCAGCCCGCCAGCGATACAAACTTCATCAGGTAGATATGGCTCCATTTGTTAGCGTAGCTATGCTGTTGATTACGTTTTTTATCTGGATGAAGCAGCTAGAGCGGCATAAAGTCGTATCTGTCTACAGGAGCCCTATTGGGAAAGCGGAGTACTATCTGCCGCTCACGGGTATCCTGTTTTTGTTAGAGAATAATAGAATTGGGTACCTTTTGTACGGAGCTGACAGTGCAGCTAGCTACGTCGAAATCGATTATTCTACCAACGGGCTACAACGTACGTTACGTCGTACCGCTTTGCTGACAAATCCTATTCTGGCGATCAAGCCGACCAGTCAATCGATTATTAAAAATCTGGTGGACGTCATTGATGCGTTAGCTGTAAACGGGCAGATCGATTATATGCTAGCGGACCAACTGTCTGGTGAGGAACAGGATTTACTGACAACGTATCGGCAGTATCAACAGAGGTATCCGCAGCGGCCTGTCGTTATGAAAATCTCTGACCACCGATGATTGCTCCCGGAATCCTGTGCTTACCAGTACACCAGCGTCAGTGAGACGAAATAGTCCTGTTCCGACTGCTGAATGCCGAGTGTGTGCCGACCCGGATAAATTAGCTCTAGGCGCTTGCGAACGTTGTCCAGTCCGACACCTGACTGATCTTTTTCGGGATCGTACTGGTCAGTCGATTCGGCCGGACGGGGATGCCGGGAGTTGTGAACTTTGAAATATAGGGTCGTAGCGTCCAGCGTGAGTGTGATAAAAATCCAGGATGGATTTCGCAGGCTGATACCGTGTTTAAAGGCATTTTCCACGAAGGACGTCAGCAGCATCGGGGCGAGGTAGATTTCGCGGTTGGGCTGCTGAATGTTGACCCGAATTTCGATGGGGTGCGTTTCATCGACGCGCATTCGCTGGATGTCGATGTAGTTGTGCAGGTATTCAACCTCCTTGTTGAGCGGGATACGGTCGCGGTTATTTTCCTGCAGCATAAACCGCATCATGTCGCCTAGCTTCTGAATACCGTCGGCCGTTTTTTCGCTGTTCTCCTTGAGCGCCGTCGCATACAGACTATTCAATGCATTGAACAGAAAGTGCGGGTTGATCTGCGCGCGCAGACTGGCTAGCTCCGCCGATTTGGCAGACACCTGGGTTTGAAGAACGGTCTTCTCCCAATTCAGTACCCGGCGTCCGTAGGCGATCACGATGGAACAGATCACGACGATGACACTAAACGTAATGATTGGGTCCAGCGAGTGATAATAAAACCGGGTACTGGCTTCCCAGATAACGGTCGTTATGACAAGGACTGCCAGCAGAAAGATGCCTAGTGTGTAGGGGGAAACTGCCCTGAGATCAGCCGACTTGCTAAATACGTTTCTGTAAATGAATGACTGGGAAAAATGGATCTGAATGACCAACCCTAATACCAGCAGGATGTCGCGGAATGTACCTTCCCACAGTGTAGAAGGCAGATGGAGATTCATCGCGAATAGTACCAGTAAGATAGTAATACCACTGATTAGGAGATACCCGACGACGCGAAGAATAGGCAGTGACTCCTGACGGGTTTTGTCGGATAGATACACGTAATACCCCCGTATAATTTCATACGTAGCCAGCAGAATACCCAGTCCGATCGCGTCGGCTAGTACGGTCCGTTTGCGGTAGAGCGAGTAAACTCTCAGCCCAAAAATGTCACCCGAATCGAGATGTTTATAGCGGACGTATAGCTTCAAATAATGGTAAACAAATGTACTTACCAGAAGGAGCGCAACCGTCAGGCCGACGTAAAGCCAGCCCGTGCGGTTACTAACGTCTTCGGATAGTCGGGGATACGCCAAGTAGCGGAATACGGACCAGGCTCCCAGAAAGAGGCAAACGCCAGCAATGAGTGGTATGTTGTTGTTGAGCGTATGGTCGTAGTTACCCAGTTCCGGCCAGTAGGTTCCGGCCGGAATGCCGTTGCCACTAGCTGACAGGCCGATCATGCCATCAAGGTTGTTAACCTCTATTAGCAGTCGTCGTATGACATAGATCGTTGCCAGGCCGATCAGGAATAATGGTTCGGCGTATCGTTTGAGTGAATGTTCCTGCATAGCTATTGATCGATTTTTGACCAAAGCTAGGGTGGGCCAAAAGGCTCGTGGGAAAAATGGGTTGAACCAGGCGAAAAATGGGATGAAAAGGGGGCAGGAGGGAACAAGCAGAAAGGGAGTAAGGAAGAAAGGGAGTAAGGAAGAAAGAGATAGTCAAGCCTGCCCTTCTCCCTTTCCACCTTCTACTATTCTGTTTTCAATGATTTGACCGGGTTTACTAAAGCTGCCTTCGCGCTTTGAATACTGACTGTTAGCAGAGCGATGCTTACCGCCAGCAACCCGGCCAGGGCGAAAACCCACCAATGGATGTCAACACGATAGGCAAAGTTCTGGAGCCATTGATGCATGACATACCAGGCAATCGGTGAAGCTACCAGAATTGCGATTAATACCAACTTGAGGAAGTCTTTGGAGAGTAGAGCGACGATACTGGCGACGGAGGCACCGAGTACCTTTCGTACACCGATTTCCTTAGTACGTTGTTCGGCCGTAAAAGCGGCTAGCCCGAGTAGTCCCAGACATGAAATCAGAACGGCCAGCGAAGCAAAATAGGTGACTAGCTTGCCAATAACTGTTTCGCTCTTATACTGTTGTCGGTAGGTGTCATCGGCAAACTCATACGTAAATGGATAGGTTGGGTTAATTGATCGGCAAGCCTGTTGCATGACTGATAAGGCTGCCTGCGTTTTACCCTCCTGAATTCGGACGACGCAATTACCCCGTGGTTGTGATTCGAAATAAACCAGGAGTGGCTCAATGGGCTTATGTAGCGATTGCAGATGGAAATTTCTCATTAAGCCGATGACTTTGCCCTGCTTACCCCACAAGTTGATAGACTGACCAATGGGGTCTATCAAGTGCATTTGCTGAGCAGCCGCTTCGTTGAGAAGAAAACCGGTCGTATCGGAGGAGAAGGCCGAAGAAAACTCATGGCCT encodes:
- a CDS encoding LytR/AlgR family response regulator transcription factor — translated: MPLTAIAIDDEPQALDVIRLHAAKVSFLHLEATFTDAFEAITYLQTHRADLIFLDIKMPDISGVDVVKCLPRNPMVIFTTAYSDYAVQGFELDAVDYLLKPFSLARFLKACMKALDIHTLRSEEDPFIFVKTGYEEEKVRVDDILYLEADGNYLSFVLPTRRLLSRQTMTDALQLLPPGLFVRVHRSYAIAIRKIEKIARQEITVAGGAIPIGASYERTVADIRASLNLP
- a CDS encoding FtsX-like permease family protein, whose protein sequence is MFRNYLKIAWRNLLRNRVLSTINIAGLSAGLAAVVFILLFIQDEVSYDRFQTQGDQLYRVVLNTTTADGNEITSGSTGVPEGPAFAAALPEVADFCRVQGYEMLFRKKDESIYQQVMYVDTSFFRLFSFELLAGDARTLLSEPGNVVVTDDVARKYFGTTDVLNRLLPIDAGGSFENYRITGVVKTPPMNSSIQFDALRPLVAALPPDRKHWSDNNWAEGFLNTFLRLRSDRTGAVADPMAVERKLPSVVTRYAGQQLAQAQQENGRFSIAYHLQPYTAMHLDDRYDLSNGLTRGSSSVYSYLLGGIAVLILLLACINFVNLTLARTLRRAKEIGIRKATGSTRRQLIGQFLGETFLLTLLAFVLAVLVVTALLPQFSALANKALQPGFLLNFSTLGLFAGLLVLVTLLAGFYPALVLSGFNPTQILYGRLRLAGRNQLGKSLLVTQFVIAIVLLIGTAVLHGQFNYIRTADVGYERANRVRVYIPWGREKQGELLKQALRQQPGIEAVGRKSGGHQSATYYVRNKPVKAGREWIDDQYLNLVNIPILAGRGLNAARPADSLSSVLVNETFARQYLSANQPAVGQVIQRDGDNNLRHDLTVVGLVRDYQFRSMRDKPEPVVLQLGKPEQMNQLYARLTAGRTPAGLRAIETLFRKALPFQPFSYHFMEDDRLNEYADDADWKELITDAALLALLIAVSGLFGLVSLTIEQRIKEIGLRKVLGASTLEVSRLLTVTYLKLVLAAFVIAAPIGWYAAQNWLDTFTYRISLTGWLIGAVGLSVFTIVLLTVAFQSIRAALVNPVKSLRSE
- a CDS encoding biopolymer transporter ExbD gives rise to the protein MRAARQRYKLHQVDMAPFVSVAMLLITFFIWMKQLERHKVVSVYRSPIGKAEYYLPLTGILFLLENNRIGYLLYGADSAASYVEIDYSTNGLQRTLRRTALLTNPILAIKPTSQSIIKNLVDVIDALAVNGQIDYMLADQLSGEEQDLLTTYRQYQQRYPQRPVVMKISDHR
- a CDS encoding ABC transporter permease, whose protein sequence is MLRNHVKIALRTFWKNKLFSGLNIVGLGVGMAAVWLMVLYVVNEQSYDRFHTNADRIVRVVQHAQWQGGDLHIAATPAPFAEALKQDYPDVEKTVRFNQEGGGLITAGDKKLDVPAIYFTDPTVFEVFTFPFLYGDPRTALRRPQSIVLTKSVAEKLFGSAGNAVGKVIEFSNHFPNTVTGVIEDVPTNSHLQFGALRSFPDNYTSGWQQAELYTYLLLAKGSEPESRSAKLTGFFPKYLKKEMGDVTYRLELQPLTSIHLHSHLDYEISPNGNARTVSIFAAVAALILLIACINYVNLNTVRALKRTREVGVRKAVGSFRRQLIGQFLTESLLMTLLAGLVSASLVVMALPYFNQLADKSLSLGSWADILLTVVLFSVLIGTLSGLYPALRMSGFRPVPALRGQQSTHQQPVRLRQALVVFQFVTTVALIACSGVVYRQMQFVSQADLGFNKEQVLTFHIDDETVRQRVDALKESLLRSPLIESAAAASNPIGNNNIGGSGMFFEQQDAFGANAQMVQKFLVDPDYLTTLEIGLESGRNFSESFKSDASNAVLINQTLARQLGPRPVGKRVRYFIDQANHTAEARIIGVVKDFHTYSLQHKVEPLVLQMPTAPDKDNLYVRIRAGNVAAALAHIQTVYRTFSPTATLDFHFLDENFSKQYQAEQKQGNVLLTFTILAVFIACLGLFGLVAFAAEQRTKEIGVRKVLGASVASIVALLSRDFLKLVLIAVIIASPIAWYAMHQWLQNFAYKIELSWWLFLLAGLLATGIALLTVSLQSIRAALVNPVESLRSE
- a CDS encoding ABC transporter permease, yielding MLRNYLKIAWRNLAKNRVYSFINIGGLAVGMAVAMLIGLWGWDELSFNKSFANYDRIAQVMQQQLFNGHIGTQESIPAPLEAELRTNYGGHSKHLAMTTSPGDRVLSYGDKHLARSGNYMGADMPEILSLHMLKGTRQGLRELNSVLLSASTARALFGDADPIGKLINIEGKADVTVTGVYEDLPFSTEFRDLTFIAPWNLFVSIYPWVKRPLDNHEWGFNAFQLYVQLTDNADMQTVSAQIKNAKLNKVPADDRKYNSTLFLHPMSDWRLYSSWKEGVQTGGYIQYVRLFGLVGIFVLLLACINFMNLSTARSEKRAKEVGIRKAVGSVRSQLVNQFFSESFLVVGLAFVVAVLLTLVLLPWFNTVADKRITFPWSEAPFWLVSLGFVGITGLLAGSYPAFYLSSFQPIKVLKGQGSSWRFRVGGLAAAPRQVLVVIQFTVSLTLIIGTIIVYRQVQHTKNRPLGYDSNGVVMMEMLSPAFYGKYDLLKTELTNADVIQDMAESSSPLTGVWSNDSDFSWPDKDPSLDADFSKIFVTHDFGRTVGWQFREGRDFSRAFTTDSSAIIINEAAVKFMGLKHPIGTVVRWGQTSAPKTKNFTIIGVVKDVLAESPYEPVKQAIYFMDYENANWIVLKLNPARSVSESMAVVEATFKKHVPSAPFVYQFADQEFGKKFASEERIGTLAGGFAVLAIFISCLGLFGLASFTAEQRTKEIGVRKVLGASVLNLWALLSKDFIVLVTIACLIAIPVAYYYLSNWLNGYNYHTELSWWIFAGAALGTLVITLLTVSFQSIKAALINPVKSLRSE
- a CDS encoding sensor histidine kinase, whose product is MQEHSLKRYAEPLFLIGLATIYVIRRLLIEVNNLDGMIGLSASGNGIPAGTYWPELGNYDHTLNNNIPLIAGVCLFLGAWSVFRYLAYPRLSEDVSNRTGWLYVGLTVALLLVSTFVYHYLKLYVRYKHLDSGDIFGLRVYSLYRKRTVLADAIGLGILLATYEIIRGYYVYLSDKTRQESLPILRVVGYLLISGITILLVLFAMNLHLPSTLWEGTFRDILLVLGLVIQIHFSQSFIYRNVFSKSADLRAVSPYTLGIFLLAVLVITTVIWEASTRFYYHSLDPIITFSVIVVICSIVIAYGRRVLNWEKTVLQTQVSAKSAELASLRAQINPHFLFNALNSLYATALKENSEKTADGIQKLGDMMRFMLQENNRDRIPLNKEVEYLHNYIDIQRMRVDETHPIEIRVNIQQPNREIYLAPMLLTSFVENAFKHGISLRNPSWIFITLTLDATTLYFKVHNSRHPRPAESTDQYDPEKDQSGVGLDNVRKRLELIYPGRHTLGIQQSEQDYFVSLTLVYW